Proteins encoded within one genomic window of Sandaracinaceae bacterium:
- a CDS encoding DUF4215 domain-containing protein: MPSVCTTTCGDGVVAGTEACDDGDTMGGDGCSATCTVESGYMCTGTMPSVCDEVCGDAMVVGSETCDGAVGITDCATDCPATTMGTVSCSPTTCTFDCSMCM, translated from the coding sequence CGATGCCTTCGGTCTGCACGACGACGTGCGGGGACGGCGTCGTGGCCGGTACGGAGGCGTGCGACGACGGCGACACGATGGGCGGCGACGGCTGCTCTGCGACGTGCACCGTGGAGTCGGGCTACATGTGCACGGGCACGATGCCGTCGGTCTGCGACGAGGTCTGTGGCGACGCGATGGTCGTCGGGTCCGAGACCTGCGACGGCGCGGTCGGCATCACGGACTGCGCAACGGACTGTCCTGCCACCACGATGGGGACCGTCAGCTGCAGCCCCACGACCTGCACGTTCGACTGCAGCATGTGCATGTGA
- a CDS encoding SRPBCC family protein — translation MTILAKRRVTEVVLRLSLVFTLLFSSLASAQESRPAHDALEAPLRGLSRADLRHVEPLLDQRIFGLVEQREGELLPGIHLAARVHAPASEVAALLSEPTRYPELMPALSAVTMREATGQTRGFSWRWRTSVFTLGGDAMITVYRPRPGQERRGFRIVIERTEGDLGHGREVWRVLPRGPGESLLLLSTRMDIRGANPVTRQLQNAALSRSINLAMSFGMLLRVQEAAEDAAGWAAPALGEGIHRPALDVDVFEPMLRRGDVLLVEARGAEMRQAAVLTRYNRTEAQVREIMLNPVAFAQALIQGSSATIREQTEEGTCFDWRVDLPIIGTGGAMVLRETEARLVELEATGGALEGGRWQFETTRLPSGATGVLGWASFDVGTASFLLRAIVDADESFRTGLSAATQIMFARALRIRLRHVPPTGIHRHMQ, via the coding sequence ATGACTATTCTCGCGAAGCGGCGCGTCACAGAGGTCGTGCTTCGCCTCAGCCTGGTCTTCACCCTTCTTTTCTCGAGCCTCGCGTCGGCCCAGGAGAGCCGCCCCGCGCACGACGCGCTCGAGGCGCCGCTCCGCGGCCTCTCCCGCGCCGACCTGCGTCACGTCGAGCCCCTGCTCGACCAGCGCATCTTCGGCCTGGTCGAGCAGCGCGAGGGAGAGCTCCTGCCCGGCATCCATCTGGCCGCGCGGGTCCACGCGCCGGCGAGCGAGGTGGCGGCCCTGCTGTCCGAGCCGACCCGCTACCCGGAGCTGATGCCGGCCCTCAGCGCGGTGACGATGCGCGAAGCGACGGGCCAGACGCGCGGCTTCTCGTGGCGGTGGCGGACGAGCGTCTTCACCCTCGGCGGCGACGCGATGATCACCGTGTACCGGCCGCGCCCCGGGCAGGAGCGCCGCGGCTTCCGGATCGTGATCGAGCGGACCGAGGGCGACCTCGGGCACGGTCGGGAGGTGTGGCGCGTGCTCCCGCGAGGGCCGGGCGAGAGCCTGCTGCTGCTCTCGACCCGCATGGACATCCGCGGCGCCAACCCGGTGACCCGTCAGCTGCAGAACGCCGCGTTGAGCCGCTCGATCAACCTCGCGATGAGCTTCGGCATGCTGCTCCGGGTGCAGGAGGCGGCCGAGGACGCGGCGGGGTGGGCGGCGCCCGCGCTGGGCGAAGGCATCCACCGGCCGGCCCTCGACGTCGACGTGTTCGAGCCGATGCTGCGGCGCGGCGACGTGCTGCTGGTCGAGGCGCGCGGCGCCGAGATGCGGCAGGCCGCGGTGCTCACGCGCTACAACCGCACCGAGGCGCAGGTCCGAGAGATCATGCTGAACCCGGTGGCGTTCGCGCAGGCGCTGATCCAGGGCAGCAGCGCGACGATCCGCGAACAGACCGAGGAGGGGACGTGCTTCGACTGGCGCGTCGACCTCCCCATCATCGGCACCGGCGGCGCGATGGTCCTGCGGGAGACCGAGGCGCGCCTGGTGGAGCTCGAGGCCACCGGCGGTGCGCTCGAAGGCGGCCGCTGGCAGTTCGAGACGACGCGCCTGCCGAGCGGCGCCACCGGCGTGCTCGGCTGGGCGTCGTTCGACGTCGGCACCGCGAGCTTCCTGCTCCGCGCCATCGTCGACGCCGACGAGAGCTTCCGCACCGGCCTCAGCGCCGCGACGCAGATCATGTTCGCCCGCGCCCTGCGCATCCGCCTGCGGCACGTGCCGCCCACGGGGATTCACCGCCACATGCAGTGA
- the fsa gene encoding fructose-6-phosphate aldolase produces MKIFIDTADVAEIKDAVAMGVIDGVTTNPSLVAKEGRSYEAVVKEICEIVDGPISAEVIATDTDGILSEGRAIAAWHPNVVVKVPLIPDGLKAVRVFTEEGIKTNVTLCFSASQGMLAAKAGATYISPFLGRIDDISWDGMELIGQLRQIYDNYGFDTEILAASIRHPKHVVDCALLGADVGTMPHKVILQLAKHPLTDIGLEKFLQDAAKIPKS; encoded by the coding sequence ATGAAGATCTTCATCGACACCGCGGACGTGGCCGAGATCAAGGACGCCGTCGCCATGGGCGTCATCGACGGCGTGACGACCAACCCCTCCCTCGTCGCCAAGGAGGGCCGCTCCTACGAGGCGGTGGTCAAGGAGATCTGCGAGATCGTCGACGGCCCGATCAGCGCCGAGGTCATCGCCACCGACACCGACGGCATCCTGTCCGAGGGTCGCGCGATCGCGGCCTGGCACCCCAACGTCGTGGTGAAGGTCCCGCTCATCCCGGATGGCCTCAAGGCGGTCCGCGTGTTCACGGAGGAGGGGATCAAGACCAACGTCACCCTCTGCTTCAGCGCCAGCCAGGGCATGCTCGCCGCGAAGGCGGGCGCGACCTACATCAGCCCCTTCCTCGGCCGCATCGACGACATCAGCTGGGACGGCATGGAGCTCATCGGTCAGCTCCGGCAGATCTACGACAACTACGGCTTCGACACCGAGATCCTCGCCGCGTCGATCCGCCACCCCAAGCACGTCGTGGACTGCGCGCTCCTCGGCGCGGACGTCGGCACGATGCCGCACAAGGTCATCCTCCAGCTCGCGAAGCACCCGCTGACGGACATCGGCCTCGAGAAGTTCCTGCAGGACGCCGCGAAGATCCCGAAGTCCTGA
- a CDS encoding NUDIX domain-containing protein, protein MSEDVDLLGPTPTVDVEVVEDHTLGEGGFLRLRRLTLQNRWPDGHRSAPYRYDLVERDATDAVGIVLWARGDEPRVCLRSALRPPLAFRAEYALPLDDVEGPVLWEIPAGLVEPSERGEEGLRSCAARETLEEVGLTLAPGDFTRLGPGVTLSPGVLAEKLHFFVAEVDPSTRGTPTEDGTPVEERAEVRFVTLDHALAACRDGRVADLKTETAIRRLQDHLREGSQP, encoded by the coding sequence ATGAGCGAAGACGTCGACCTTCTCGGCCCGACACCCACCGTCGACGTGGAGGTGGTCGAGGACCACACGCTGGGCGAGGGCGGGTTCCTGCGGCTGAGGCGGCTGACGCTCCAGAACCGCTGGCCCGACGGGCACCGCAGCGCGCCGTACCGCTACGACCTCGTCGAGCGCGACGCCACCGACGCGGTCGGCATCGTGCTCTGGGCCCGAGGCGATGAGCCGCGCGTCTGTCTCCGCAGCGCGCTGCGCCCACCGCTCGCCTTCCGCGCCGAGTATGCGCTCCCCCTCGACGACGTCGAAGGGCCGGTGCTCTGGGAGATCCCGGCCGGGCTGGTCGAGCCCTCGGAGCGCGGTGAAGAGGGCTTGCGATCGTGTGCCGCGCGAGAGACGCTCGAGGAGGTCGGGCTCACGCTCGCGCCCGGGGACTTCACGCGGCTCGGTCCGGGGGTGACGCTCAGCCCGGGCGTGCTCGCGGAGAAGCTGCACTTCTTCGTGGCCGAGGTCGACCCGTCGACGCGGGGCACGCCCACCGAGGACGGTACGCCGGTCGAGGAGCGGGCCGAGGTGCGCTTCGTGACCCTGGACCACGCGCTCGCCGCCTGCCGTGATGGCCGCGTCGCCGATCTCAAGACCGAGACCGCCATCCGCCGCCTCCAGGACCACCTGCGCGAGGGGAGCCAGCCGTGA
- a CDS encoding NAD(+)/NADH kinase, with amino-acid sequence MKRKNGQGGVLLIYKKSAYQIYVRERKNERIKELVQRGDRSVQDILSADRAHVETIDEARKAVREIGVRGVFRYRSDETLVEGFDLIVTIGGDGTLLWASHRVPPGIPVLAINSAPEHSVGHFCGGRKGRVQSAIVAALEGRLRRTHLTRMQVELDGVVIHKRVLNDALFCHKSPAATTRYLIDVDGVSEEHKSSGLWVGPAAGSTAAQRSAGGRVLPPGSRKLQYIVREPYVPPDGHYRFCRGTIKNGDALRVYSKVREGRIFIDGPHVVHEVTIGRELVFRRSPESLTLLAFPRAQR; translated from the coding sequence GTGAAGCGCAAGAACGGTCAGGGCGGCGTCCTGCTCATCTACAAGAAGTCCGCGTACCAGATCTACGTGCGTGAGCGGAAGAACGAGCGCATCAAGGAGCTCGTCCAGCGCGGCGATCGATCCGTGCAGGACATCTTGTCTGCGGATCGCGCGCACGTGGAGACCATCGACGAGGCTCGCAAGGCGGTCCGCGAGATCGGCGTGCGCGGCGTCTTCCGCTACCGGAGCGACGAGACGCTGGTGGAGGGCTTCGATCTCATCGTGACCATCGGCGGCGACGGCACCCTCCTCTGGGCGTCGCACCGCGTACCCCCGGGCATCCCCGTGCTCGCCATCAACAGCGCGCCCGAGCACAGCGTCGGCCACTTCTGCGGCGGGCGGAAGGGCAGGGTCCAGAGCGCGATCGTCGCCGCGCTCGAGGGGCGGCTGCGCCGCACGCACCTCACGCGCATGCAGGTGGAGCTGGACGGGGTCGTCATCCACAAGCGCGTGCTGAACGACGCGCTCTTCTGTCACAAGAGCCCCGCGGCCACGACGCGCTACCTGATCGACGTCGACGGAGTCAGCGAGGAGCACAAGTCGAGCGGCCTCTGGGTCGGGCCGGCCGCGGGCTCCACCGCCGCGCAGCGCTCGGCGGGCGGGCGCGTGTTGCCGCCGGGCTCGCGCAAGCTCCAGTACATCGTCCGTGAGCCCTACGTGCCGCCCGACGGGCACTACCGCTTCTGTCGCGGGACCATCAAGAACGGCGACGCGCTGCGCGTCTACAGCAAGGTGCGCGAGGGCCGCATCTTCATCGACGGCCCGCACGTCGTGCACGAGGTCACCATCGGCCGCGAGCTGGTCTTCCGCCGCAGCCCGGAGTCGCTGACCCTCCTGGCCTTCCCGCGGGCCCAGCGGTGA
- the lnt gene encoding apolipoprotein N-acyltransferase — protein sequence MRRALLAAFGGVAIGLGGAPTELSLVTMLAPAALLLAIEPSPGAAVSLRSSLGLGLLTGGVANLYSMYWVVELLMEFGRFPLVAALPTGALLWVGQSLGWVTAGGVTVTLIRRGLPGWIVLPLALVVAHTLAPAIFPWRYGLSQLGFLPYAQVAELGGLPLLDGLVAFVGCGIVTGLRTSRRAPLVVAAIALAGPPSYGALRMHQVAHQRETAPAIAVGIVQPNVGIHDKHDPRQHVDHLRQLRAMTAALEADGASLVVWPESSYPFPVHRGARRERGGPLGLLSDGVRGPLIVGVLTTDGAPFTAAASDAEGRLAGTFTLGTGDRYNSAIAVARGGEVTGIADKVRLLAFGEYTPLWDVVPWLQVFPRGLTPGEGAQIVEVAGARVGVLNCYEDLLADHVREQAHAAPDFWANVTNNAWFGDTTAPHLHHMNARLRAIETRRDLVRAVNTGVSGHTAATGEDLARTDSFVQASFVADVRILEGATPWVSIGDWVTPFCGAWLLSLIWLSFRRGQRQRTRGSTSASSRTR from the coding sequence GTGAGGCGCGCGCTGCTCGCCGCGTTCGGCGGCGTCGCCATCGGGCTCGGCGGCGCGCCGACCGAGCTGTCGCTCGTGACGATGCTCGCCCCGGCCGCTCTCTTGCTGGCCATCGAGCCGAGCCCTGGCGCGGCCGTCTCGCTTCGGTCCTCGCTCGGGCTGGGCCTCCTGACGGGCGGCGTCGCGAACCTCTACTCCATGTACTGGGTGGTGGAGCTGCTGATGGAGTTCGGCCGCTTCCCGCTCGTGGCCGCGCTGCCCACCGGCGCGCTCCTCTGGGTGGGCCAGTCGCTCGGTTGGGTGACGGCGGGCGGGGTGACCGTGACCCTGATCCGCCGTGGGCTCCCCGGCTGGATCGTCCTGCCGCTGGCGCTGGTGGTCGCGCACACCCTCGCGCCCGCGATCTTCCCGTGGCGCTACGGGCTCAGCCAGCTCGGCTTCCTGCCCTACGCGCAGGTGGCGGAGCTGGGCGGGCTGCCGCTCCTCGACGGGCTCGTGGCCTTCGTCGGCTGCGGGATCGTCACCGGGCTGCGCACGTCGAGGCGCGCTCCGCTCGTCGTCGCGGCGATCGCGCTCGCCGGGCCGCCCTCGTATGGCGCGCTGCGCATGCACCAGGTCGCTCACCAGCGCGAGACGGCGCCCGCGATCGCGGTGGGGATCGTGCAGCCCAACGTCGGCATCCACGACAAGCACGACCCGCGGCAGCACGTCGACCACCTGCGGCAGCTGCGCGCGATGACGGCGGCGCTCGAGGCTGACGGGGCGTCGCTCGTGGTCTGGCCGGAGAGCAGCTACCCGTTCCCCGTCCACCGCGGCGCGCGCCGCGAGCGCGGCGGCCCGCTCGGGCTGCTCTCGGACGGAGTCCGCGGCCCGCTGATCGTCGGCGTGCTGACGACCGACGGCGCGCCGTTCACCGCCGCGGCGAGCGACGCGGAGGGCCGACTGGCGGGCACCTTCACGCTGGGCACGGGCGACCGCTACAACTCGGCGATCGCGGTCGCGCGCGGCGGGGAGGTCACGGGCATCGCCGACAAGGTGCGGCTCCTGGCGTTCGGCGAGTACACCCCGCTCTGGGACGTCGTCCCCTGGCTCCAGGTCTTCCCGAGGGGGCTGACGCCGGGAGAGGGCGCGCAGATCGTCGAGGTCGCGGGGGCGCGGGTGGGCGTGCTCAACTGCTACGAGGATCTCCTGGCCGACCACGTGCGCGAGCAGGCGCACGCGGCCCCGGACTTCTGGGCGAACGTGACCAACAACGCCTGGTTCGGCGACACGACCGCGCCGCACCTGCACCACATGAACGCCCGGCTGCGCGCGATCGAGACGCGGCGCGATCTCGTCCGCGCGGTCAACACGGGGGTCAGCGGCCACACCGCGGCGACGGGCGAGGATCTCGCGCGGACCGACTCGTTCGTGCAGGCGTCGTTCGTCGCCGACGTCCGGATCCTCGAGGGCGCGACGCCGTGGGTCTCGATCGGCGACTGGGTCACGCCCTTCTGCGGGGCGTGGCTGCTCTCGCTGATCTGGCTGTCGTTCCGGCGCGGTCAGCGGCAGCGGACCAGGGGCTCGACCTCGGCGTCGTCGCGCACCCGGTAG
- a CDS encoding diacylglycerol kinase family lipid kinase encodes MDDAFLLVVNPRAGAGTAERRLPELRRALEAAGARFDVALTSGPGDATRIVREALAAGTAGVAVVGGDGTLNEAVNGFFDEDGAPVAEGAWLGPLPCGTGGDFRRTLGVSKRVEPMVTRMCWARPRKVDVGWLTFVDDDGQRRSRAFLNIASFGLSGRVDRVVNESPKWMGGTPAFLLGTLRAMVGYRNQKVRVTLDDDAPQVVEILNLAVANGRYFGGGMEIAPRAEIDDGEFDVVMLELTARESLAMSADVYLGRHLGRPGVSFTRARRVRAEPVVPHERVLLDVDGEAPGALPATFEMKPGAILLRG; translated from the coding sequence ATGGACGACGCTTTCCTACTGGTGGTCAACCCGCGGGCGGGCGCGGGGACGGCGGAGCGACGCCTCCCCGAGCTCCGGCGCGCGCTCGAGGCGGCCGGCGCCCGCTTCGACGTCGCCCTGACGAGCGGCCCGGGCGACGCCACGCGCATCGTGCGGGAGGCCCTCGCGGCGGGGACCGCGGGCGTGGCCGTGGTGGGCGGCGACGGGACGCTCAACGAGGCCGTGAACGGCTTCTTCGACGAGGACGGCGCGCCCGTCGCCGAGGGCGCGTGGCTCGGCCCCCTCCCCTGCGGCACGGGCGGCGACTTCCGGCGCACGCTCGGGGTCAGCAAGCGCGTCGAGCCCATGGTCACGCGCATGTGCTGGGCGCGCCCTCGCAAGGTCGACGTGGGGTGGCTGACCTTCGTGGACGACGACGGCCAGCGCCGCTCGCGCGCGTTCCTGAACATCGCGAGCTTCGGCCTCTCGGGGCGCGTGGACCGCGTCGTCAACGAGAGCCCCAAGTGGATGGGGGGCACGCCCGCGTTCCTGCTCGGCACGCTGCGCGCGATGGTCGGCTATCGGAACCAGAAGGTGCGGGTCACCCTCGACGACGACGCGCCGCAGGTCGTGGAGATCCTCAACCTCGCGGTGGCCAACGGGCGGTACTTCGGCGGCGGCATGGAGATCGCGCCGCGCGCGGAGATCGACGACGGCGAGTTCGACGTGGTCATGCTCGAGCTGACGGCTCGCGAGTCGCTCGCGATGAGCGCCGACGTCTACCTGGGGCGGCACCTCGGGCGCCCCGGCGTGAGCTTCACCCGCGCGCGCCGCGTGAGGGCCGAGCCCGTGGTGCCGCACGAGCGCGTCCTGCTCGACGTGGACGGAGAGGCGCCGGGCGCCCTCCCCGCCACCTTCGAGATGAAGCCGGGCGCGATCCTCCTCCGGGGTTGA
- a CDS encoding ABC transporter permease, with protein sequence MGRVWAIAINTFREAVRDKVLYGVLGFACAILLFTLALAELSLHQQRRVVLDVGIASISLFSVVIAIFLGSSLLYKEIERKTLYVILPKPIHRWQFLLGKYVGIVVTAAVFIAIMGGIQLWVTSVQAEVPIWMVTALPLVGLAVLGGAMWRARDRTAVLVPWSFAWLAASAAVCATTDVDIATIGAALLLIAGEVLVLTAVALLFSSFSTPFLTGALTLGVWLVGRSADEMLGMRSNTLGEGVKTFLAGLGRVVPNFHLFYPGRSALTGETELPGGLLAYLGTTMGYGVAYAAVLLIAAMLIFRRRDFL encoded by the coding sequence GTGGGACGCGTCTGGGCCATCGCCATCAACACGTTCCGCGAAGCGGTGCGCGACAAAGTGCTGTACGGCGTGCTGGGCTTCGCCTGCGCCATCCTCCTGTTCACGCTCGCCCTCGCGGAGCTCTCGCTCCACCAGCAGCGCCGGGTGGTGCTCGACGTGGGCATCGCGTCGATCTCGCTCTTCAGCGTGGTCATCGCGATCTTCCTCGGCAGCTCGCTCCTCTACAAGGAGATCGAGCGCAAGACCCTCTACGTCATCTTGCCCAAGCCGATCCATCGGTGGCAGTTCCTGCTCGGCAAGTACGTCGGCATCGTCGTCACGGCCGCCGTCTTCATCGCCATCATGGGGGGCATCCAGCTCTGGGTGACCTCCGTGCAGGCCGAGGTGCCGATCTGGATGGTCACCGCGCTCCCGCTGGTCGGGCTCGCCGTCCTCGGAGGCGCGATGTGGCGGGCGCGCGACCGGACCGCGGTCCTGGTCCCCTGGTCGTTCGCCTGGCTGGCCGCCTCGGCGGCGGTGTGCGCGACCACCGACGTCGACATCGCGACCATCGGCGCGGCGCTCCTGCTCATCGCGGGCGAGGTCCTCGTGCTCACCGCGGTGGCGCTCCTCTTCTCGAGCTTCTCCACGCCCTTCCTCACCGGCGCGCTCACGCTCGGCGTGTGGCTGGTGGGGCGCTCGGCGGACGAGATGCTCGGGATGCGCTCGAACACCCTCGGCGAAGGGGTCAAGACGTTCCTCGCCGGGCTCGGTCGCGTCGTGCCGAACTTCCACCTCTTCTACCCGGGGCGGAGCGCGCTGACGGGGGAGACCGAGCTGCCGGGCGGGCTCCTGGCCTACCTCGGCACCACGATGGGCTACGGCGTCGCCTACGCCGCGGTGCTCCTCATCGCGGCGATGCTGATCTTCCGTCGGCGAGACTTCCTCTGA